DNA sequence from the Pseudomonas tritici genome:
CCCAGCACCACAAAGTGGCTGGGCTTGCCGTGGGTAAAGTCGCGGGCGCGGTTCTTGCCACTCTGCACGCCAAAGGCGGCCGCCATGACGCTGTGCAGCATCTGCCAGAAAGTAGGGGGCTTGTTGTTGACTGGATCGTCCATAAATCCCTCGACACAAGGTGTGTGAGGGACAGCATAGCTGACGATGTTTAGATCTGTAGTGAGCGGGCTTGCCCCGCGCTGGCTGGCGAAGCCGCCCCAATCCAGCCATCTCGTTTTACCTGAAAGAACGCGGTGGCTATGTTGGGGCGGCTTCGCCACCCGGCGCGGGGCAAGCCCGCTCACTACAGAACCTGGGGGGCGGTCAATCAGTTGTCGTAACCCAGGTTCGGCGCCAGCCAGCGTTCAGTCACAGCAAGCTCCTGGCCTTTGCGTGCGGTGTAGCTCGTCACCTGGTCCTTGTCGACCTTACCCACGGCAAAGTACTGCGCCTGCGGATGGGCGAAGTACCAGCCGCTGACGGCTGCCGCCGGAAACATCGCGTAGTGCTCGGTGAGGAATACGCCGCTGCGGCCGGCCTGCATTTCGCGGGCCTCGGGATCGAGCAGTTGGAACAGTTGGGCTTTCTCGGTGTGATCCGGGCACGCGGGGTAGCCCGGGGCAGGGCGGATGCCGCTGTATTGCTCCTTGATCAGCGCTTCGTTATCCAGTTGCTCGTCCCTGGCGTAACCCCAGTAGTCCTTACGGACTTGTTGGTGCAGCCACTCGGCGCAGGCTTCGGCCAGGCGGTCGGCCAGGGCCTTGACCATGATTGAGTTGTAGTCGTCGCCAGCGTCCTGGTAGGCCTTGGCGACTTCTTCGGCACCGATGCCGGCGGTGGTGATGAAACCACCGATGTAGTCGGTTACACCGCTGTCTTTTGGCGCCACGAAGTCGGCTAGGGAGAAGTTCGGCTTGCCGTCGGTCTTGATGATCTGTTGACGCAGGTGATGCAGTTGGGCAATCGGCTGGCCGTCGTCGCCGTAGACTTCCAGGTCATCATCCTGCACCTGGTTGGTCGGCCAGAAGCCGAATACCGCGCGGGCGCTGATGAGCTTTTCGTCGATCAGCTTGGCGAGCATTTCCTGGGCGTCGGCGTACAACGCGGTGGCCGCTTCACCCACGACTTCATCGGTAAGGATGCGTGGGAATTTGCCGGCCAAGTCCCAGGAGATAAAGAACGGGGTCCAATCGATGTACTCGGCCAGCACCTTGAGGTCGATATTGTCCAGCACCCTGGAGCCGGTGAACGTCGGTTTGGCCGGGGTGTAGTTGCTCCAGTCGAACTGTGGCTTCTTGGCGATGGCCGCCGGGTAGCTCAGGCGTTCGGTCCGCGCGCTGCGGTTCGAGGTGCGCTCACGCACGTCGATGTATTCCAGGCGGGTTTTCTCGACGAAACCGGCCTTGAGTTCCTTGGACAGCAATTGCGTGGCCACGCCCACGGCGCGCGAGGCGTCGGTCACGTAGATCACCGCGTCGTTGCTGTACTTGGGCTCGATTTTCACCGCCGTGTGCGCCTTGGAGGTGGTGGCGCCACCGATCATCAGCGGCAGGTGGAAGTCCTGGCGCTGCATCTCACGGGCGACATGCACCATCTCGTCCAGGGACGGCGTGATCAGGCCTGACAGCCCGATGATGTCGCATTTCTGCTCCTTGGCCACCTGCAGGATCTTCTCCGCCGGCACCATCACGCCGAGGTCGACGATGTCATAGCCGTTGCACCCCAGCACCACGCCGACGATGTTCTTGCCGATGTCGTGCACGTCGCCTTTCACGGTGGCCATCAGGATCTTGCCCTTGGCTTCCGGCTTGTCGCCTTTTTCCAGTTCGATGAACGGAATCAAGTGGGCCACGGCCTGCTTCATCACACGGGCGGATTTCACCACCTGGGGCAGGAACATTTTGCCGGCGCCGAACAGGTCGCCGACGATGTTCATGCCGGACATCAGCGGGCCTTCGATCACTTCGATCGGGCGCGCGAATGACTGCCGGGATTCCTCGGTGTCGTCGACGATGTGGGTGGTGATGCCCTTGACCAGCGCATGTTCCAGACGTTTGTTGACCGGCCAGCCGCGCCATTCTTCGGTCTCGGCTTCCTTGACGCTGCCGTCGCCTTTGTACTTGTCGGCGATGGCGAGGAGCGCGTCGGTGCCTTCCGGGGTGCGGTTGAGCACCACGTCTTCCACGGCGTCACGCAGCTCGGCCGGGATCTGGTCGTAGATCTCCAACTGGCCGGCGTTGACGATACCCATGGTCAGGCCGTTGCGGATCGCGTACAGCAGGAACACCGAGTGGATCGCCTCACGCACCGGGTTGTTGCCACGGAACGAGAACGACACGTTGGACACGCCGCCGGAGGTCAGCGCATACGGCAGCTCGTCACGGATATAGGCACAGGCGTTGATAAAGTCGACGGCGTAGTTGTTGTGCTCTTCGATACCGGTGGCGACCGCGAAGATGTTCGGGTCGAAGATGATGTCTTCCGGCGGGAAGCCGACTTCATTCACCAGGATGTCGTAGGAGCGTTTGCAGATCTCTTTCTTGCGCGCTTCGGTGTCGGCCTGGCCGGCTTCGTCGAACGCCATCACCACCACGGCGGCGCCATAGCGCTTGCACAGCTTGGCGTGGTGAATGAACTGCTCGACGCCTTCCTTCATGCTGATTGAGTTGACGATGCCCTTGCCCTGGATGCACTTCAGGCCGGCCTCGATCACTTCCCACTTGGAGGAGTCGATCATGATCGGCACGCGAGAGATGTCCGGCTCGCCGGCAATCAGATTGAGGAAGGTCACCATGGCCTTCTTCGAATCGAGCATGCCCTCGTCCATGTTGATGTCGATCACCTGGGCGCCGGCTTCCACCTGCTGCAAGGCGACTTCCAGGGCTTCGGTGTAGTTGTCTTCACGGATCAGGCGGGCGAAACGCGCGGAACCGGTGATGTTGGTGCGCTCGCCGACGTTGACGAACAACGAGCTGCGATCAATCGTGAACGGCTCCAGGCCCGACAGGCGGCAGGCCTTGGGGATGTCCGGGATCTGGCGCGGCGCATAACCGGCCACGGCCTTGGCAATCGCTTCGATGTGGCCGGGTGTGGTGCCGCAGCAGCCGCCGACAATGTTGAGGAAGCCGCTTTGGGCGAACTCTTCGATGACCTTGGCGGTTTCCGACGGCAGTTCGTCGTACTCACCGAATTCGTTGGGAAGGCCGGCGTTGGGGTGCGCGGACACATGGGTGCTGGCTTTGTTCGACAACTCTTCCAGGTACGGGCGCAGTTCGCTGGCGCCCAAGGCGCAGTTGAGGCCCACGGAAATCGGCTTGGCGTGGCTGACGGAGTTCCAGAACGCTTCAGTGGTCTGGCCCGACAGGGTGCGGCCGGAGGCGTCGGTGATGGTGCCGGAGATCATGATCGGCAGTTCGATATTCAGCTCTTCAAACACACCCTGCACGGCGAAGATCGCCGCCTTGGCATTGAGGGTGTCGAAGATGGTCTCGATCAGGATCAGGTCGGCGCCGCCCTCGATCAGGCCTTTGGTGGCTTCGGTGTAGTTTTCCACCAGTTCATCAAAGGTCACGTTGCGGTAGCCGGGGTTGTTCACGTCGGGCGACAGCGAGCACGTACGGCTGGTCGGGCCGAGCACGCCAGCCACGAAACGCGGCTTGGCCGGGGTTTCCAGGGTCTTGGCATCAGCGACCTTGCGCGCCAGGCGAGCGCCTTCTACGTTGAGCTCGTAGGCCAGTTCTTCCATGCCGTAATCGGCCATGGAAACGCGAGTGGCATTGAAGGTGTTGGTTTCGAGGATGTCGGCACCGGCATCCAGGTAGGCTTTTTCAATACCGCCGATCACGTCCGGACGGGTGATCACCAGCAAATCGTTGTTTCCCTTGACGTCACTTGGCCAGTCCGCGAAGCGTTTGCCACGGTAGTCCTGTTCTTCCAGCTTGTAGCTCTGGATCATCGTGCCCATACCGCCATCGAGGATCAGGATACGTTCCTTGAGGGCTTGGTGAAGGGATTGCAGACGAGCGCTACGATCGGACATGGGACTACTCTGGTCAGGCATTTCGGAGGGCGTGAATCATAGCAAACCTGTGCCGATTTGGAGCATGCACGGGTTTTACATGAATATCGTTCATGTTGGCTGGGGGGATGGCCCGGTAGAATCACCGCCACTTTTCGCCGCACGCATTGAATCGGGACCGGATCCATGTCATTTCGCCTCATCACCAGCGCCGTCCTGGCACTGGTTGCCTGCACTGCGCAGGCCGACGGACCCGCCCCGGCGATTTCGTATACCCGCGACATTCAACCGATCTTCACCGAGAAGTGCGTGGCCTGCCATGCCTGCTACGACTCTGCCTGCCAGCTCAACCTGGGCAGTGCCGAAGGCGCGGTGCGCGGTGCGAGCAAAATGCCGGTATATGACGGCGAGCGCAGCCAGGCGGCGCCGACCACCCGCCTGTTTATAGATGCCTCTGGCAAGGCGGCCTGGCAACAGAAGGGCTTTTACTCGGTGCTGGACGCGCAGGGCAGCCAGGCTGCATTGATGGCGCGCATGCTCGAACTGGGGCACAACGCTGCACTGGCACCCAATGCCAAGTTGCCTGAAGACATCGTCCTGGGCCTGAACCGCGCGAATATGTGCGCAATGCCCGGCGAATTCAACGCCTACGCCGGCGCCCACCCCAAGGAAGGCATGCCACTGGCCGTCACCGGCCTGACCGAGCAGCAGTACCAGACGCTGCAACGCTGGCTCGCGTCCGGCGCACCTATTGATGAACAAAGCCTGGCGCCGAGTGCCAGCGAAGCCTCGCAGGTGCAGCAGTGGGAGAACCTGTTCAACAAGCCGGGCGCCCGCGAAAGCTTGGTGGCACGCTGGTTATTCGAGCATTTGTACCTGGCGCATATTTACTTCGAGCATGGCGAGCCGGGGCATTTCTTCCAGTGGGTGCGGTCGCGCACCCCGAGCGGGCAGCCGATTGATCTGATCAATACCCGTCGCCCCAACGATGACCCCGGTACCCAGGTGTATTACCGCCTGTGGCCAGTGCAGGGCGTGATCGTGCACAAAACCCACATCACTTACCCCTTCAGTGCTGCGAAAATGGCGCGCATCAAGGCGCTGTTCTACGCCGGCGACTGGCAGGTCAGCGCCTTGCCGGGCTACGGCCCAGCCCGTCGCGCCAATCCATTCGAAACCTTCGAGGCCATCCCCGCCAAGGCGCGTTACCAGTTCATGCTGGATAACGCCGAATACTTCGTGCGCACGTTCATTCGTGGGCCGGTGTGCCGTGGGCAGATTGCCACGGATGTGATTCGCGATAACTTCTGGACCCTGTTCCAGGACCCGGACCACGACCTCTACATCACCGATGCGCGCTATCGCGGCCAGGCCACGCCATTACTGGCCATGCCGGGACAGAATGACGATGTGGGCAGCGTGCTCAGCCTGTGGCGGGCCTACCGCGACAAACGCAATGAATACGAGGCCCTGCGCCGTGACAGCTATGCTGACCTGCCGCCGCCAAGCTGGTCGAGCCTGTGGGCGGGCAATGATGATGCCTTGCTGAGCATTTTCCGCCACTTCGACAGCGCCTCGGTGACCAAAGGCCTGATCGGCGATGTGCCGCAGACGATGTGGCTGTTCGACTATCCGCTGCTGGAGCGCACGTATTACCAATTGGCGGTGAATTTCGACGTGTTCGGCAATGTCTCGCACCAGGCCCAGACCCGGTTGTACTTCGACCTGATCCGTAACGGCGCCGAGCAGAACTTCCTGCGCCTGATGCCCGCCGATACCCGCGAAGACTTCCTCGACGACTGGTACCAGAACAGCGGCAAGATCAAGCTCTGGCTGGACTATGAGGCCATTGATGATGACAAGCCCACGGGTTTGCACCTGAACGAAAACGACCCGAAGCGCGACTTTGCCAACCAGTTGTTGACCCGTTATGCCAGCTTGAACGCCAGCCCGGACCCGTTTAACCGATGTGTGAGTGCGTATTGCTCGCGCAGCGGTATTGATCCGGTTTTGCAGGATGCGGAGCAGGCGTTGAGCCGCTTGACCTCACGCCCGGCCGCCGGGCTCAAGGTGATCGATCAATTGCCCGAAGCCACGATGTTGCGCATTCAAACTGCCAGCGGCAAGCGCGAGATCTACAGCCTGCTGCGCAACCGTGCCCACAGTAATGTCGCGTTTTTGCTGGGCGAAGCCTATCGCTACCAGCCGGGACTCGACACCTTGACCCTTTACCCCGGCGTACTCAGCAGTTACCCGAACTTCATGTTCAATATCCCCGCCCAGGAAGTGCCCGAGTTCGTGGCTGAAATGGAGCGGGCCAAAGATGCCAATCGTTTCGAAAAGATCGTCGACCGCTGGGGCGTGCGGCGCAGTCATCCGTTGTTCTGGCAGTACTTCCACGATCTGTCGCAGTACCTCCACGAAGTCGCGCCCGTGGAAGAGGGTGTGTTGGACATGAACCGTTATGAGAACCTATAACTACAGGCACTGATCCAGTCATCTCTCCAGGCGGGCGTTGAAGTAATCGGATATCTACTGTGCGGGGTTCTAAAAGGTAGTCCGATGATGTTGATTTCAGTGCAGTTTCTTCGCGCCTTGGCTGCGTGGCTGGTGGTGGGTCATCACTTTATGCAGCTGTTTTTCAACTTTGAGGTGCACAACGCGCTGGAGTACCTGTTCGTCGAAAAAGGCGGCGCAGGGGTGGATGTGTTCTTTGTCATCAGCGGCCTGGTGATCTTCCTTGCGACCGCAGACAAAGCCCTGACACCTTGGCGTTTCATGCTCATGCGCGTGGCACGGATCGCGCCGGCGTATTGGTTCTATACCTTGCTGCTGGCCCTGCTCACCCTGGCTGTGCCCTCGATGTTCCCCGATGTTCAACTCGCGCTGGGCCATGTGCTCCTGTCGTTGCTCTTTATCCCTGCCCAACACCCGGCAGGCTACGGCGTCTATCCGCTGCTGGATGTCGGCTGGACCCTGAACTTCGAGATGCTGTTCTATGGCCTGTTCGCCGTCGCCTTGTGGGTTCGTGGGGACTATCGGTTGTGGGTGGTGGCCGTGCTGTTGTACCTGGTGTGCTACCTCATCGGTCCCGCCCTGGACTTGGCCGACGGTTTTTACAGCAATGATATTGTCCTGGAGTTTCTTATGGGTATCGTCATCGGCATGCTGTATCGCCGCGGCCTTTGCCGGGTCAGGGCGTGGGTGCCGTTGCTGGGGATTGTGGTGGCGTGTGTGATGTTTTATCACGGGGCGGATGTGCCCCGTGCATTGGAGTGGGGCGTGCCCAGCGCGATCCTGGTCATCAGTTGCGTGGCACTGGAGCCTTACTTCCATGGCTCACGCGTGTTGAAACTGATGGGGGACTGCTCTTACTCGGTGTATCTGATCCACGTGCTGGTTCTGTGCGCTGGGCTGTGGGTGGTCAAGCGTACGGGAATAGATCCCTATGCGATGCTGCCTGTTTGCATTGTATTAACAGCGCTTTGCGCCTTTGCGAGCTATCAATGGCTGGAAAAGTCGACCTATCGCACGCTCAAGCGTTGGTTCGGCATTGATGATCCCGCAGTCCTTTCCCGACAAAAATACTAGGACTTTGTACCTCTGTAATAATTTGGCGTAAACTGCCGGCAAGCCTGTGAGGAGTTTCCATGACTGCCATAACCATTACCGACGCCGCCCACGATTACCTGGCTGACCTGCTGTCCAAGCAGAACACCCCAGGTATCGGTATTCGCGTCTTTATCACCCAACCCGGCACCCAATACGCCGAGACTTGCATTGCCTACTGCAAGCCAGGGGAAGAGAAGCCTGAAGACACCGCCCTGGGGCTGAAAAGCTTCACCGCGTACATCGACGCCTTCAGCGAAGCCTTCCTCGACGACGCCGTGGTCGACTACGCCACCGATCGCATGGGCGGCCAACTGACCATCAAGGCGCCGAACGCCAAGGTGCCGAACGTCAACGCTGATAGCCCGGTGAACGAGCGTATCAACTACTACCTGCAAACCGAGATCAACCCGGGCCTGGCCAGCCACGGCGGCCAGGTCAGTCTGATCGACGTGGTGGATGACGGCATTGCCGTGCTCAAGTTTGGCGGCGGCTGCCAAGGCTGCGGCCAGGCGGACGTGACCCTGCGCGAAGGCATCGAGCGCACCCTGCTGGAGCGTGTCCCAGAGCTCAAGGGTGTACGTGACGTGACCGACCACACGCAGAAAGAAAACGCCTACTACTGAGTAAGGTGT
Encoded proteins:
- a CDS encoding DUF2970 domain-containing protein, with the translated sequence MDDPVNNKPPTFWQMLHSVMAAAFGVQSGKNRARDFTHGKPSHFVVLGILFTAVFALALFGIVKLVLLLAGV
- the metH gene encoding methionine synthase: MSDRSARLQSLHQALKERILILDGGMGTMIQSYKLEEQDYRGKRFADWPSDVKGNNDLLVITRPDVIGGIEKAYLDAGADILETNTFNATRVSMADYGMEELAYELNVEGARLARKVADAKTLETPAKPRFVAGVLGPTSRTCSLSPDVNNPGYRNVTFDELVENYTEATKGLIEGGADLILIETIFDTLNAKAAIFAVQGVFEELNIELPIMISGTITDASGRTLSGQTTEAFWNSVSHAKPISVGLNCALGASELRPYLEELSNKASTHVSAHPNAGLPNEFGEYDELPSETAKVIEEFAQSGFLNIVGGCCGTTPGHIEAIAKAVAGYAPRQIPDIPKACRLSGLEPFTIDRSSLFVNVGERTNITGSARFARLIREDNYTEALEVALQQVEAGAQVIDINMDEGMLDSKKAMVTFLNLIAGEPDISRVPIMIDSSKWEVIEAGLKCIQGKGIVNSISMKEGVEQFIHHAKLCKRYGAAVVVMAFDEAGQADTEARKKEICKRSYDILVNEVGFPPEDIIFDPNIFAVATGIEEHNNYAVDFINACAYIRDELPYALTSGGVSNVSFSFRGNNPVREAIHSVFLLYAIRNGLTMGIVNAGQLEIYDQIPAELRDAVEDVVLNRTPEGTDALLAIADKYKGDGSVKEAETEEWRGWPVNKRLEHALVKGITTHIVDDTEESRQSFARPIEVIEGPLMSGMNIVGDLFGAGKMFLPQVVKSARVMKQAVAHLIPFIELEKGDKPEAKGKILMATVKGDVHDIGKNIVGVVLGCNGYDIVDLGVMVPAEKILQVAKEQKCDIIGLSGLITPSLDEMVHVAREMQRQDFHLPLMIGGATTSKAHTAVKIEPKYSNDAVIYVTDASRAVGVATQLLSKELKAGFVEKTRLEYIDVRERTSNRSARTERLSYPAAIAKKPQFDWSNYTPAKPTFTGSRVLDNIDLKVLAEYIDWTPFFISWDLAGKFPRILTDEVVGEAATALYADAQEMLAKLIDEKLISARAVFGFWPTNQVQDDDLEVYGDDGQPIAQLHHLRQQIIKTDGKPNFSLADFVAPKDSGVTDYIGGFITTAGIGAEEVAKAYQDAGDDYNSIMVKALADRLAEACAEWLHQQVRKDYWGYARDEQLDNEALIKEQYSGIRPAPGYPACPDHTEKAQLFQLLDPEAREMQAGRSGVFLTEHYAMFPAAAVSGWYFAHPQAQYFAVGKVDKDQVTSYTARKGQELAVTERWLAPNLGYDN
- a CDS encoding fatty acid cis/trans isomerase → MSFRLITSAVLALVACTAQADGPAPAISYTRDIQPIFTEKCVACHACYDSACQLNLGSAEGAVRGASKMPVYDGERSQAAPTTRLFIDASGKAAWQQKGFYSVLDAQGSQAALMARMLELGHNAALAPNAKLPEDIVLGLNRANMCAMPGEFNAYAGAHPKEGMPLAVTGLTEQQYQTLQRWLASGAPIDEQSLAPSASEASQVQQWENLFNKPGARESLVARWLFEHLYLAHIYFEHGEPGHFFQWVRSRTPSGQPIDLINTRRPNDDPGTQVYYRLWPVQGVIVHKTHITYPFSAAKMARIKALFYAGDWQVSALPGYGPARRANPFETFEAIPAKARYQFMLDNAEYFVRTFIRGPVCRGQIATDVIRDNFWTLFQDPDHDLYITDARYRGQATPLLAMPGQNDDVGSVLSLWRAYRDKRNEYEALRRDSYADLPPPSWSSLWAGNDDALLSIFRHFDSASVTKGLIGDVPQTMWLFDYPLLERTYYQLAVNFDVFGNVSHQAQTRLYFDLIRNGAEQNFLRLMPADTREDFLDDWYQNSGKIKLWLDYEAIDDDKPTGLHLNENDPKRDFANQLLTRYASLNASPDPFNRCVSAYCSRSGIDPVLQDAEQALSRLTSRPAAGLKVIDQLPEATMLRIQTASGKREIYSLLRNRAHSNVAFLLGEAYRYQPGLDTLTLYPGVLSSYPNFMFNIPAQEVPEFVAEMERAKDANRFEKIVDRWGVRRSHPLFWQYFHDLSQYLHEVAPVEEGVLDMNRYENL
- a CDS encoding acyltransferase family protein; this translates as MLISVQFLRALAAWLVVGHHFMQLFFNFEVHNALEYLFVEKGGAGVDVFFVISGLVIFLATADKALTPWRFMLMRVARIAPAYWFYTLLLALLTLAVPSMFPDVQLALGHVLLSLLFIPAQHPAGYGVYPLLDVGWTLNFEMLFYGLFAVALWVRGDYRLWVVAVLLYLVCYLIGPALDLADGFYSNDIVLEFLMGIVIGMLYRRGLCRVRAWVPLLGIVVACVMFYHGADVPRALEWGVPSAILVISCVALEPYFHGSRVLKLMGDCSYSVYLIHVLVLCAGLWVVKRTGIDPYAMLPVCIVLTALCAFASYQWLEKSTYRTLKRWFGIDDPAVLSRQKY
- the nfuA gene encoding Fe-S biogenesis protein NfuA, with product MTAITITDAAHDYLADLLSKQNTPGIGIRVFITQPGTQYAETCIAYCKPGEEKPEDTALGLKSFTAYIDAFSEAFLDDAVVDYATDRMGGQLTIKAPNAKVPNVNADSPVNERINYYLQTEINPGLASHGGQVSLIDVVDDGIAVLKFGGGCQGCGQADVTLREGIERTLLERVPELKGVRDVTDHTQKENAYY